A single genomic interval of Aedes aegypti strain LVP_AGWG chromosome 1, AaegL5.0 Primary Assembly, whole genome shotgun sequence harbors:
- the LOC5568276 gene encoding LOW QUALITY PROTEIN: DNA polymerase iota (The sequence of the model RefSeq protein was modified relative to this genomic sequence to represent the inferred CDS: inserted 2 bases in 1 codon), translated as MEDLDTQNDVEDHPRVIIHVDMDYFYAQVEEILDPSLKDKPVGVKQRFNVVTSNYIAREYGIKKMMLINEATKLCPDLVLVNGEDLTKYKQMSAKIHEIMHKFTPNVEKLGLDENYLDVTREINDQLEQKLNLEQLQNVEGFIYPPKEDSNLSDQEVFRRACSCGCDRRLILASHMAKQIRDRIFCELGMKCCAGIAHNKLLAKLVGGVHKQDKQTVLLPNCAASFVRSLGTVKSLTGIGDKTAQILEECGVRTVQELQEAPLHQLSKRLGYEQSSKLKEMSFGKDDTPVKQTGKPKSVGLEDSCPAISIRADAEDKFRHLLVRLVKNIADDGRIPIAIKVTVRKHDSVKKTSHRECKQDKILPSYFRHKDGKLVLADGAQDKILAVVMKVFERMVDLRQPFNITLLGLSFFKFQERKAGSKSIANFLIKKSDIEVQSITNLSNESLTLSDSFTSNRSFPTAMDCDPSSSTCLSDTASIASLSGSESDAEPSPKKCRRLATFLARKNSSLLPSNEDDSSSPSKLRVADLRLNSKEYDQEPSSSGTNATNIPFCSNSTGFFKNHLSTSTPAKPSLLAESVGPSSSGSIKTTNESGMPSNVDPDVFNALPVEVQKELLENWRLSNPTSSSSGTSISSGSSSSSXRKNTLHRYFVKNA; from the exons ATGGAAGATTTGGATACCCAGAACGATGTAGAGGACCATCCTCGTGTTATCATACATGTGGACATGGACTATTTTTACGCGCAGGTTGAAGAGATATTGGATCCAAGCCTTAAGGACAAACCGGTGGGCGTCAAACAGCGGTTTAATGTGGTAACATCCAATTACATCGCGCGAGAATATGGCATTAAGAAAATGATGTTAATTAACGAAGCCACAAAGCTGTGCCCAGATTTAGTGCTCGTTAATGGAGAGGATTTGACCAAATACAAGCAAATGTCAGCAAAGATTCACGAAATCATGCACAAATTCACGCCCAATGTAGAAAAATTAGGGCTGGATGAAAACTATTTGGACGTAACGAGAGAGATAAATGATCAGCTAGAACAAAAGCTCAATCTGGAACAGTTGCAGAATGTCGAAGGATTCATATACCCGCCgaaggaagattccaatctgtCGGATCAAGAGGTATTCCGCAGAGCGTGTAGTTGTGGTTGTGACAGAAGGTTAATACTTGCCTCTCATATGGCAAAACAAATAAGAGATCGCATATTTTGCGAACTAGGTATGAAGTGCTGTGCGGGAATAGCTCATAATAAGTTATTAGCGAAACTCGTGGGCGGTGTCCATAAGCAAGACAAACAGACGGTGTTGCTTCCGAACTGTGCTGCGAGCTTTGTGAGATCGCTAGGAACAGTCAAAAGTTTGACTGGTATCGGTGACAAGACTGCTCAAATTTTAGAGGAATGTGGTGTGAGAACTGTTCAGGAACTTCAGGAAGCTCCACTTCATCAACTTTCGAAACGCCTAGGGTATGAACAGTCCAGTAAACTGAAAGAAATGTCTTTTGGCAAAGACGATACGCCGGTTAAACAAACCGGGAAACcaaaatcagttggtttagAAGACTCTTGTCCCGCGATTTCTATTCGGGCTGACGCTGAAGATAAGTTTCGGCATTTGTTGGTCAGATTAGTAAAGAATATTGCCGATGATGGTCGCATTCCCATAGCTATTAAAGTAACAGTTAGAAAACACGATTCGGTGAAGAAAACGAGTCATCGTGAATGCAAACAAGATAAAATACTGCCATCCTATTTTCGGCACAAAGATGGCAAGTTGGTTTTGGCTGACGGAGCTCAGGATAAAATTCTAGCCGTTGTGATGAAGGTATTCGAGCGAATGGTTGATCTACGACAACCGTTCAATATAACATTATTAGGACTTTCCTTTTTCAAATTCCAAGAGCGTAAGGCCGGCTCCAAATCGATAGCTAATTTCCTTATCAAAAAGTCCGACATAGAGGTACAATCCATTACAAACCTAAGCAATGAATCGCTTACATTAAGTGACAGTTTCACATCGAACCGGTCCTTCCCTACTGCAATGGATTGCGATCCCTCGTCTAGCACGTGTCTTTCAGATACCGCTTCAATAGCATCGCTATCTGGTTCAGAGTCTGATGCCGAACCCTCGCCTAAAAAGTGTCGTCGTCTGGCAACTTTTCTGGCTCGAAAGAATAGCAGTCTGCTACCATCCAACGAAGATGATTCCTCGTCCCCCAGCAAGCTTCGTGTAGCTGACCTACGACTCAATTCGAAAGAGTACGACCAAGAGCCTTCCAGCAGTGGTACAAACGCAACAAACATTCCATTCTGTTCGAATTCTAcaggatttttcaagaatcaTCTTTCCACGTCCACTCCAGCAAAACCGTCCTTACTCGCAGAATCGGTAGGACCATCCAGCAGCGGAAGCATAAAGACGACCAATGAAAGCGGTATGCCCTCAAATGTTGATCCGGATGTGTTCAATGCATTGCCGGTGGAAGTGCAAAAGGAACTTTTGGAAAACTGGCGGTTGTCTAATcctacatcatcatcatcgggcACATCGATATCCAGCGGCAGCTCTAGCTCTAG TCGAAAAAACACACTTCACCGATACTTTGTTAAGAACGCATAG